Part of the Streptomyces sp. WMMC500 genome is shown below.
CCGGTCCCCGTCCGCCCGGCCCGGGCGGACGGGGGCCCGTCAGAGCCAGCCCGCGCTGTCGGCGATGCGGATCGCGTCGACCCGGTTGCGCGCGCCCGTCTTGCGGATCACCGCGGCGAGGTAGTTGCGCACCGTGCCGCCGGCCAGATGCAGGGCGGCCGCGATCTCGGCGACCGGAGCCCCCTCCGCCGCGGCGGCCAGCACGGCCAGCTCCCTGCTGGTCAGCGGCATGTCCGCGGCCCGCAGGAAGTCGCAGGCCAGCGCTTCGTCGATGTACCGGTCGCCCGTCGCGACCCGCCGGATGGCGGCGATCAGCCTCTCCGGGGCCGAGTCCTTGCTGACGAGGCCCCGCACGTCCGCCTGCGAGGCACGCCGCAGCAGCCCCGGCCGCCCCGCCTCGGTGAGGATCACCATCCTTTCCGCGGCGGTGCCCGGAAGCCCGGACCACTCGCCGTCGCCGTCCACCACGCACACCTGCGCCTGCCAGTCGGCCGCCGGTCCGCGCGAGTGGTGCCACGCCGTCGTGAGTACGTCGAGATCCTGTTCTCCTCCCAGCAGTGCGGCCAGCGCGGATCTGATGAGCATCGTGTCGTGTATCAGAAGCACGCGGATCACGGAGCCCCCCCACGTCACCCGGAAACGAGGCCGACGGGGTCACGGTCGGTCCGCTTATGAATACACGGAGACACCGCCGGTTTGCGCGCGTAGTTCCGGACATCGTGGTGCGAGCAGGGCGCACAACCCGGCGGAAGAGCCGACCGCGCGCCCCCCTCTGGTCCCTTGACACCTCGTCGGCCCCGTGAGCGACAAAGGGCCGGCCGCGCGGTGCGCGGCCGGCCCCTGCGTGGTCGGTGCTCCCGTCAGCCGCCGTCCGTTCCGGCGTCGGCGGCGTGCAGGGCCCGTTCGAGGACCGCCGCCCCCTCCTCCGCTTCCGCGACGGTCAGGGACAGGGGCGGCGCGATGCGCAGCGTCTCGCCGAACTTGCCGCGGCCGACGAGCAGTCCGCCGGCGCGGGCGTGCTCCAGCACCGCCGCGGCGTGCCCCGGGGTCGCCAGCTCGATGCCGATCATCAGGCCCCGGCCGCGTACCTCGCGGACCGAGGCAAGGCCCGCCGTGGCGGCCCGCAGCCGCTCGATGAGCAGCCCGCCGACGCGGCGGGCGTTGCCCTGGAGGTCGTGCTCCAGGACGTAGCCGAGGTTGGCCAGGCCCGCGGCCATGGTGACCGGGCTGCCGCCGAACGTGGACAGGGAGTTGGCGTCCAGGCAGTTCATGATCTCGGCGCGGGCTACGACGCCGCCGATGGAGGCGCCGTTGCCGATTCCCTTGGCGAAGGTGAGCATGTCCGGCGGGCCGTTGCCCGCGTGCGCCTGCCAGCCCCAGAAGTGGTCGCCGGTACGGCCCCAGCCGGACTGCACCTCGTCGGTGATCCACAGGATGCCCTCCTCGGCGAGCACCTCGCGGAAGGCGGCGTACAGGCCGTCTGGCGGGGACGTGAAGCCGCCGACGCCCTGGACGGGCTCGGCGATGAGGGCGGCGACGCCGCGGGTCTGGGACAGCATGTCGCGCAGGTCGGCGACGCAGGCGTCGATGAACGCGGCGTCGTCGAGGTGCGCGAAGGGGCCGCTGCCGCGGATGCCGCCGTGGACGTAGAGGGTCTGCAGCGGGGAGAGGCTGGTGGGCGACCAGGCGCGGTTGCCGGTGATGCCGACCGCGGTGAAGGAGCGGCCGTGGTAGCTGTTGCGCATGGCCAGCACCTGGTTCGAGCCGCGGTACGTGCTCGCCAGCAGCAGCGCGGTGTCGTTGGCCTCGGTGCCGGAGGAGGTGAAGAACACCCGCGCGTCGGGGATGCCGGACACCTGCGCGATGCGCTCGGCCAGCTCCACCATGGGGCGGTTGAGGTAGAGGGTGGAGGTGTGCAGGATGCGGCCGGCCTGCTCGGCGACCGCCTTGGTGACCTCCGGGAGGGCGTGGGCGGTCATGGTGGTGAGGATGCCGCCGAAGAAGTCGAGGTAGCGGTTGCCCTCGGCGTCCCAGACGTGCCGGCCCTCGCCGTGGGTGATCTCGATGGGCTCGGCGTAGTAGAGCGCCATCCAGTCGGGCAGGACGGCCCGGTGCCGGGCGAGCAGGCCGCGGTGGACGCCGCCGCCCCCGCCCGCGTTGCTCCCGGCGCTCACGGCTTCACCAGGTCCTCGTACGCGTCCGGGCGGCGGTCCCGGTAGAACGCCCACTGCTGCCGGACCTCCTCGATCATGCCGAAGTCGAGGTCGCGCACCACCAGTTCCTCCTCCTTGTCGCTCGCGACGTCGCCGACGAACTGGCCGCGCGGGTCGACGAAGTAGCTCGTGCCGTAGAAGTCGTTGTCGCCGTACTCCTCGACGCCGACGCGGTTGATGGCGGCGATGAAGTACTCGTTGGCGACGGCCGCGGCGGGCTGCTCCAGTTGCCACAGGTACGCCGACAGGCCGCGAGAGGTGGCCGACGGGTTGTAGACGAGCTGCGCGCCGCCGAGGCCGAGGGCGCGCCAGCCCTCGGGGAAGTGCCGGTCGTAGCAGATGTAGACGCCGACCCTGCCGACGGCGGTGTCGAAGACCGGCCAGCCGAGGTTGCCCGGCTTGAAGTAGTACTTCTCCCAGAAGCCCTTGACCTGCGGGATGTGGTGCTTGCGGTACTTGCCGAGCACCGTCCCGTCCGGGTCGATGACGACCGCGGTGTTGTAGTAGAAGCCCGACTGCTCGACCTCGAAGACGGGGACGACGACGACCATCCCGGTCTCGCGGGCGAGGGCCTGCATCCGCACGACGGTGGGCCCGTCCGGCACGGGCTCGGCCCAGCGGTAGTGCTCGGGCTCCTGCACCTGGCAGAAGTAGGGGGCGTTGAAGACCTCCTGGAAGCCGATGATCGCCGCGCCCTGGGCGGCGGCGGCTCTCGCGTGCTCCTCGTGCTTCGCGATCATCGACTCGGTGTCGCCGGTCCACGTCGCCTGGACGAGTGCGGCGCGTACAACGTTGGCCATGGCTGCTCCTCGGACGGGACGCCGGAGGCTCTACGCACGTAGAAGCCGGGGCGGATCTCTGAACGTAAGTCGCCGCGGGAGCGCTGGCAAGAGCGGCGCACCGAACGGCGGCGGGCCGGGACGGCGGGGGTCAGGCGGAGTCGGGCGCGCCGGGCAGGCCGGCGGAGCGCAGCGCGTGGGCGAGCCGGCGGTGCCGCTGGGCGGGCCCGCGGCGGGCGGCGCGCAGCAACTGCGGCACGAGCCGGCCGGGGTCGGCGCCGGCCAGTTCGACGGCCTCGTCGCTGCCGCGGGTGGCGGCGAAGGCGTCGAGCAGTTCCTCCGACTCCCGGTCGCGGCCGGCGCGGTGGAGGGCGGAGAGGATCGCGGCGAGTTCGGGTACGGGCCGGGCGGCGGCGTGCCGGACGAGCTGGAGCGCCTCGCGCGTACGGCCGGCGGCGGCGAACGCGTCCGCGGCTCCGGTCAGCCGCTCGGGGGGCAGCGCGGCGGCCTCCCACAGGAGGGTCGCCACCTCGGCGGTTCCGACGGTGCGCTCCAGTTCGGCGACGAGGTCGGGCAGCGCCTCGGGCGGGCCCGCCGCGGCGGTGCTCAGCCGGGCGTACGCCTCACCGGTACGGCCCGCGTCACGCAGGGCGGCCACGGTGGCGGCGGTCTCGCCGGCGAGCCGTCGCCCGGCGGCTCGCCGGGCGGCCGCACGGTCGGCTTCCGCCGCGTCCTTTCGCCGCCGCCCGCCGCCCCCGCGCCCGCCCCCGGCCCCGGCCCCGGCGAACCGGGCGCCACGGGGCGGCGGTACGGAAGGCACGGGGGTGGCACCGCCGGCGGACTCGGGGATACCGGCCGCGGGCGGGGCACCCGCCCCCGCGGCATCGGAGCCCGGGAAGCGGGCGCCGCGGGGCGGGGGCGGCACCGCCTCGCCGGCTTCGGCCCCGGACCGCCCGGCGCCGCCGGAGCCCGGCGCAGGACCGGCACCGGCCGCACCCGCGGCACGCTCCGCACCGCTCCCGGCGGCGCCCGGCGGCACGCCCTCGTACGCACCGCCCACTGCGGGCAGCACCGGCGGCGGCGCCGGCGCGGCTCCCGCGAACCGGGCGCCCCGGAGTGCCGCCGGGGGCGGTGCTGCGGGCTCCCGTCCCGCCGCCTGCCGGTCCAGCGCCTCGATCCGGCCGCGCAGCTCCGCGCAGCGGGCGGACGCGCGGGTGGCGTCGTCGCGCACCCAGGCGAGTTCGTCCTCCAGTTGCTGCGCCGTCCAGGGGTCCGGCTCCACCGCCAGGCGGGCGCGCAGCCGCTCGGCGCCGTCCTCCGCCGCGCGGTGCTCCGTGAGCCGGGCGCGGAGCACCGCGGTCAGGGCGGCGCGGTCGGGGCGGCGGGCGTCGTA
Proteins encoded:
- a CDS encoding response regulator transcription factor, with product MIRVLLIHDTMLIRSALAALLGGEQDLDVLTTAWHHSRGPAADWQAQVCVVDGDGEWSGLPGTAAERMVILTEAGRPGLLRRASQADVRGLVSKDSAPERLIAAIRRVATGDRYIDEALACDFLRAADMPLTSRELAVLAAAAEGAPVAEIAAALHLAGGTVRNYLAAVIRKTGARNRVDAIRIADSAGWL
- a CDS encoding aspartate aminotransferase family protein, whose translation is MALYYAEPIEITHGEGRHVWDAEGNRYLDFFGGILTTMTAHALPEVTKAVAEQAGRILHTSTLYLNRPMVELAERIAQVSGIPDARVFFTSSGTEANDTALLLASTYRGSNQVLAMRNSYHGRSFTAVGITGNRAWSPTSLSPLQTLYVHGGIRGSGPFAHLDDAAFIDACVADLRDMLSQTRGVAALIAEPVQGVGGFTSPPDGLYAAFREVLAEEGILWITDEVQSGWGRTGDHFWGWQAHAGNGPPDMLTFAKGIGNGASIGGVVARAEIMNCLDANSLSTFGGSPVTMAAGLANLGYVLEHDLQGNARRVGGLLIERLRAATAGLASVREVRGRGLMIGIELATPGHAAAVLEHARAGGLLVGRGKFGETLRIAPPLSLTVAEAEEGAAVLERALHAADAGTDGG
- a CDS encoding nitrilase-related carbon-nitrogen hydrolase, coding for MANVVRAALVQATWTGDTESMIAKHEEHARAAAAQGAAIIGFQEVFNAPYFCQVQEPEHYRWAEPVPDGPTVVRMQALARETGMVVVVPVFEVEQSGFYYNTAVVIDPDGTVLGKYRKHHIPQVKGFWEKYYFKPGNLGWPVFDTAVGRVGVYICYDRHFPEGWRALGLGGAQLVYNPSATSRGLSAYLWQLEQPAAAVANEYFIAAINRVGVEEYGDNDFYGTSYFVDPRGQFVGDVASDKEEELVVRDLDFGMIEEVRQQWAFYRDRRPDAYEDLVKP